Below is a window of Candidatus Nitrosotenuis uzonensis DNA.
AATGGGCGGACTTGTACCCACTCCAGCATTAGAGTTTGCCACAAGGAATCTTGGCTATTCTGGCGGTATCATGATAACTGCCTCACACAATCCACCCAAATACAACGGAATAAAACTTGCTGCAAGCGATGGCGTAGAAGTGTCAAGGGAGGATGAGCTTAGAATTGAGAAGATTTACTTTGCAAAAAAATGGAAAAAAGGATACAAGATAGGAAGAACAGATAGAGAGCCGCAGATTATCTCATCATATGTGAAAGGCATAGTATCTCACGTCAACTCCAAAAAGATCAAAGCAAGAAAATTCAAGGTAGTACTTGATCTTGGTAACGGTGCGCAGGCAGCAGCAGCTCCAATTCTGTGCAAAGAATTAGGCTGTAAAACCTTCCTACTAAATGAAAAAATTGATGGGCAGTTTCCAGGCAGAGGCTCAGAGCCAACGCCATCGAACCTATCAAAGCTATCAAGTACGGTGTTAAACCACAAGGCAGATCTTGGGATCGCATTTGACGGCGACGGAGACAGGAGCATATTCTGTGATGAAAAGGGACAGATCCTGACAGGCGACAGATCCGCACTTGTCCTGACAAACCATCTTTTGCAAAAAAATCCAGGCTCCAAAGTGGTGACTTGCCTTAACTCCAGCAATCTCACAGAACAGATTGCGTCTATGACCAGCTCCAAAGTAATCAGAACAAAGGTAGGAAGCGTAGAGGTTTCAAGGAGAATGGTGCCAGAAAAGGCACTTGTCGGCTTTGAGGAAAATGGAGGATTCATGTATGGCAAGCACAACCAGGTCCGTGACGGCTCGATGACGTTAGCTTTGGCACTTGATATGCTCGCAAGCTCTGGCAGGAGCATGTCCGAAGAAATGGATCTGCTACCAAAATCATACACCACAAAGGACAAGTTTTCATGCACAAGAGAGCAGGCAAGAAAGGTAATATCTGAGCTCAAAAAGGAACACAAAAGATACGATACAACCGATGGAATCAAAATACTGCTAGGTAAGGAATGGATAATGGTCAGGCCAAGCGGCACAGAACCCATCGCCAGAATTTACGGCGAGTCAGACTCGCAGGAAAATCTCGAGCTTTTGATGAGCCGGTACACCAAAAAAATAAAGTCCATTCTAGAACGAATACACTAATAAAGCGATGCCCTAGAATCCTAGGAATGGAGATGATCCCTACGGGTGATATAATTGGGTAAAGCTTACTATGTAAAATTTGAGACACCGGCGGACTTGGTAAATCCAATACTGGAGGCCGTGCGAGTGGCAGCACAAAGCGGCAAAGTAAGACGAGGAACCAATGAAGCAACAAAGGCAATCGAGCGCGGAATAAGTAAGCTTATCGTAATCGCAGAAGACGTAGAGCCGCCAGAAGTCGTGGCACACCTACCAATAATATGCGAGGAGCAGAACGCCGCATACGCCTTTGTGCCAAGCAAGCAAGAGCTTGGTAAAGCACTTGGAATCGACGTCACATCAGCTGCAGCTGCCATCCTAGATGCCGGTGATGCAAATCACATTGTTGAAGAGGTAATCTCTTCAATAAAGAAGCTTAAAGGTGGAAGCTAGTAAATGAGCACTTCCCAGACAGAAGATGTAGTGCCTGCAGAAGTAATACAAATTGTAGGCAAGACCGGAATCGCTGGGGAAATAACCCAAGTTAGAGTAAAAATTCTTGGAGGACGCGACAAGGGAAGAATTCTTACGCGAAACGTCAAGGGCTCAGTTAGAATGTCAGACATATTGATGCTGCGCGAGACAGAACGCGAAGCCAAGAAAATAAAGTGATGAAATAATGAGCTTAATCGTAAAACCATGTTCATTTTGCAACAGGCCCGTCTCAAAGGGTTCTGGCACCATGTTTGTAAAAAATGATGGAACCGTTTTGTGGTTTTGCTCCCCAAAATGCAAAAAGAACATGATGGTACTAAAGCGTGATCCGCGTACGCTCAAGTGGACCAAGAAATACCAAAAGGGCGGAATCATCAAAAAATAAAAGATCAAATTGGCAGAACAAACACTCTTCATAGTAAAACCTGATGCGGTGGCCCGCAAACTCGTAGGCCAGATAATTGCAAGATTTGAGAGCAAGGGATTCAAGATCTTAAAACTGAAAATGTTTACTTTCACAAGGCCGCAGGCAGAAGAATTCTATTCAGTCCACAACACCAAGCCGTTCTTTGGCGAGCTAGTCGAGTTTATCACATCAGGGCCTGTCGTAGCTGCAGTGATAGAGGGCAACAATGCCGTTGCCACTACAAGGATAATGATAGGTGCAACCAAATCGTTTGAGGCTGCCCCTGGCTCTATACGCGGTGACTTTGGCCTCGGATTCTCGGACAATGTAATTCATGCATCTGACTCTAAGGAAAGTTTTGAAAAGGAAGCGAGGGTAGTTTTTCAGTGATCAGCCTTGCGCATTCGTCAGCCCATAGTGGCCGTCCTTGGACACGTAGATTCTGGTAAGACATCCCTGCTAGACAAGATACGCGGAACAGGCGTACAGGGAAGAGAAGCAGGAGGAATCACGCAGCACATAGGGGCAAGCTTTCTACCCACAGACACAATCAAGAAAATGTGCGGACAGCTTTACGCAAACCTGAAAAAATCAGACTATGACGTTCCTGGCCTGCTTGTAATAGATACACCTGGCCACGAAGTATTTACAAACCTGAGAACACGTGGCGGCTCTGCGGCAGATATTGCAATTTTAGTGGTTGATACTAACAGGGGATTCCAGCCTCAGACAAACGAGAGCCTCAAGATTTTGCAAGCTCGCAAGGTACCGTTTGTAGTAGCATTGAACAAAATCGATATGATATCAGGATGGAAGAAAACAGACACACCGTACGTGACTCAGGCAATAAAGCAGCAAGATCAATTCATACAGACAACACTTGATGAGCAGATCTATAACGTTGTAGGAACTCTTTCCATTCTGGGATTCCAGTCAGAGGCGTTCTACAGGGTAAAGGACTTTGCCAAGGAAGTAGCAATAGTGCCAGTTAGCGCAAGAACTGGAACCGGAATACCTGAGCTTCTCACAGTACTTGTGGGACTCACACAACAGTATATGCAGAAAAGGTTAGAGCAGCAGGAAAAGGCAAGTCGTGGTATAATACTTGAGGTCAACGATGAGGTCGGACTTGGAACTACTGCAAACATGATACTAATTGACGGTCACATGAAAAAAGGTGACAGCGTGGTTGTGGCAAAGAGAGATTCAGTTATAGTCACAAAACCAAAGGCAATCCTACTTCCAAAACCTCTAGACGAAATGCGAGATCCGCGCGACAAGTTCAAGCCGGTGCAAATGGTGGAGGCAGCTGCAGGTATCAAGATTGCATCACCTGACCTTGACGGCGTGCTGCCAGGCAGTACCGTATATGTCACTGAGAATCCGGCAAGAGTGGACGAATACAAAAAAATCATCGAATCGGAAATGAAATCCGTCTTTGTCGATACACAGACAAATGGGATAATACTAAAATGCGATACAATTGGCTCGCTTGAGGCTCTAACTGAAATGTTGCGCCGCCAACAGGTGCCTGTGGCAAAAGCAGACATAGGTCCTGTGAACAGGAGGGACGTGCTTGAGGCAAAAGTGATCAAGGAAAACGACAGGCATCTTGGCGTAATACTTGCCTTTAATGTCAAGGTGCTAGCTGATGCCCAGGAGGAGGCGGAAAACTCTCACGTAAAGATATTCTCTGACAAGGTAATCTACAGCTTGCTTGACAACTATACCCTGTGGGTCGAAGATGACACAGCAAACGAGGAGAACGCAGTATTTGCAGAACTTACGCCAATTGCAAAATTCACGTTCCTGAAAGGATACATATTCCGCAACAGCAATCCGGCCGTGTTCGGCATACGGGTGGATGTGGGAACGGTAAGACAAAAGATGGCAATAATGAACAAAAATGGAAAGAGAATCGGGCTTATTCATCAATTACAGGACGGAAAAAAGTCAATAGAATCAGCGTCTCAAGGTCAGGAGGTTGCATGTTCAATTCAAGACGTGATGATTGGAAGGCATATCTTTGAAGAGGATGTGTTTTATTCACTTCCAAGCTCATCGGAGGCAAAAAAGATGCTTGACAGGTTTATGCACAAGCTCACGCCAGAACAGCAAACAGTATTCAATGAAATACTGGAAATTCAAAGAAAGTCAGATTCTGCCTACGGTTACATCTGATATTTTTGTGCAATCATGTGTATTCCCGGCTCGCCTACCGCGCCTATCATTCTGTCCACAGCCTGACCTGCCCTGAACATGATGAACGTTGGGATCGACTGCACCCCAAACCTCATGGCTATGTCCTGTGAGTTGTCCACGTTAACGCGAGCAAACTTGATGTGCCTGTATTTTTTTGCCATTCTTGTGAACACGGGGTGCATCATCCTGCAGGGGCCGCACCACTCTGCCCAAAAATCTACAAGCACCAAGTTGTTAGAGGAAACCATGTGATCAAAGTTTGATGAATCAAGATCTACCACTTCAACTTGGCTTTGAGCCGTATTTTCCTGCTGCTGCCTTAACATCTCCTCAAGCTTACGTTGCTTTATTCTCTCGATTTCAGGATCTTCCATGTACTCAGGCAACCAAATCAATATTTTAAATTTACAAGTCTAGAAGAAATCGCATTGTAACGCCACCGTTACGTACTATCTCCATTGCATGGAATGTGGGAGATTTTATCTCAACTTTAAAGCGATGTTTTTTAAAATCAATCGGCTCTCCACCCATAGTTGCCATTATGGAGTATTCTTCGTTTTCTGTAATGGCAAGATCTATTGTTCTAGTGGCAAATCCTTCTGTGATAGTGAGTATGATTATCTCTTCTAGCCAGTTGTAAAGAAGATACCGCAAGTCCTTGCCAGTAACTTTCAGGACCTTTTGATGTTTGATGTCTACTGTATCAATATCTATGATTGTCTCTATAACGGATCTTGCCGCTACTACAAACGCTTCCTCCAAGTTTGAAGCGTTTACCTCGATGAACGCATCAGTTGCATGCTCCAAGTTTTTGTAGGACAAGCAGTTCTACTCATCTTTTCTGATATTAATAGTAGGCAGAAAGATTCCTGCAGCAACATCTAAATCCATTGGATAGAAAATTCAACCAAGTTGAATCTTCCCAGGGGAATGAAGGATTTTGAGACTGATGAGCAGACAAAGCTGGAATTTGTTAGAACAAAATTCCTTGAAACATGCAAGATATTTGGATTTAGCTTCATGGACCCATCCCCAATAGAGCTGGTCTCGGTAATAGAAGCAAAGAGTGGCCCTGCCATACGTGACGAGATTTATTTTTTTACGGACAAGGGGGAAAGGGAGGTAGCACTCCGGTTTGACTTTACTGTCGGCCTTACGCGCTACGTTGTTGAGCAAAAGTCATTAAAACTTCCTGCCAAGATCGCAGCATTCGGCGGAGTGTGGAGGTATGATGAACCGCAGAAGGGAAGATACAGATACTTTCACCAGTGGGATCTTGAAATTTACGGCAAGCCTAGTCTGGAGTCGGATGCGGAAATAATAGAGTTCACATCCAAGTTCTTCTCGCGACTGAACCTCAAGGGTGTAACAATACACATATCGCACCGCAAACTAGTGGAGGCGGTAGTCAACAAAGTTTTTGAATCCGATGATCCTCGACTTGTTTCTGATATTTTCCGGGCAATTGACAAGATACAAAAAAAGAGAAAAGATGAGATTTTGCAGGAATATCAGGCCAAAGGATATGCAAAAGAAAAACTCGAAAAAATACTCGAGTTCTCAAAGATAAGTGGCGCGCCAGAGCAGGTGGAAAAAGAGTTCGACATGGCAGCAATTCCTGCCTGGATGGAGCTAAAGGAGCTATTCTCATCGCTCAAAAACAGGGGAGTTGAGAATGTAATGGTCAACTTTGGGATAGTAAGAGGGCTGGATTACTATTCTGGAGTGGTCTTTGAGGCATTTGATGTCAAATCGGAAGTCGGTGCCTTGGTGGGAGGTGGCAGATACGACAGTCTACCAAAGGCGTTCGGGCGCGATGACATTGGAGCCACCGGAGTTGCAGGAGGAGTCGAAAGAATAATCCTCTCACTTGAAAGCCAAGGAATGCAAAACCTTGAGCAAAAGCCGGTAGTGTCGGTGTTGTTTGTGAATGAACAGATGTTAAAGCCGGCGGTAGGTATAGCATCAAGACTGCGACAAATGGACATCCCAACTGAGATTGATCTTCTTGGAAGACCGTTCAAAAAACAGATGGAAAATGCGACAAATTCCAAATTTGCAATAATTGTGGCACCAAAAGAATATGCGGAAAGGCAGGTCTTGGTGAAAAATATGGATGATGGAACAGAAAAGTTAGTGCACGTTGATCTGATTTTCTCCGACGCAAACTCGCTACTTGGAATTTCCTAAATATCAGAGAACGCCCGTGTGAGCATCATTATCTCTGGTCCATTTGTCAGGTTTCCGACAACAACTGCCTTGTTGTTTGCAAGTATTCCAGATGAGACGTAAGGTATCCCACCGTTTATTGTGGCAGGCTCAACCTTTACTTTCAATATGTCTGATACTTCCCGAATGTCGTCCTCGTCTGTCTCGGGGTGTATTATGCCGCCAACACTGTTTGCACATATCATAGCACCAGCCTGATGGTATCCGGCGACCTTTTTCTGGATGATCTCAACTCCAAGCGCATCCTGTATTGTTTTGAGGGCCTCTTTTGGTATCTTGGGGGATACAACCGCACCCCTGTCGTTTGCGCATATGAGGTTTCCAAGAGCACTATGCTTTGTATCAAGAACTGTGACGTTTAGCTTTGTTGCTTTTTTTAGATATTCTACCTCGTAGGCAGATGATGTGCCAGGCAGCAGTATTCCATGGTTGTTCAGTGCCATCAGCGTACCTATGACGCGCGTGTTTGCTACCGAGACAAGCAGGTATTCGGCCTTTAGGTACCCTGCAAGCGTTTTTGCTTTTGTCTGTGCAAATCCGCTTGGAAGAAAAAGGAAACTGTCGTTTACCTTGCTGTATATGCCAATATTTGGGCCCCTATACACATCATACTTGTAAATATCCAATCACTGAGTTTCGGGGCGAAATGATATTAACGTAAAGGTGCGATCATCTCAAAAACAGTGTTATAATTTTGGATCGACTTTGCAAAGTGATTTAGTTTGCACTAACTTTGTTTAGATTTAAATAACATTTCGCTACAGCAGTACTATGCCAATAGATGAAAATTTCCCGCAGGGACTAAAACCACTGGGAAAAATATTCCACGCTGATGGCGAACATTTTCACTTCAGATGGGGACCTGGCAGAAGCGATGCCGAAGCTTTCTCAAACCATGAGGTTATCGAAGCATACAAGGCGCGCGGCGAAGAACAGGTTCCATTGGGTGTAAGTGGTACCATGGTCGCAGTTGATTGGGATTCTTGCGTAGCAGACGGTGCATGTATAGAAGCATGTCCTGTCCAAGTATTCCAATGGTACAGAACTGAAATGGACATTCCAGCAACCGAAGTTGTTGGCAAGACATTTGCAGGTACCGGTTCTTCAGTAAAGGAAGAACGCAAAGACTATACCGACAAAGCAGATCCGATCAGAGAACATGATTGCATCTGGTGTATGGCCTGCGTATCAGTATGCCCTCCTCAAGCTATCAAGGTAGACCAGTCTAACCTCGAGCACCATGAGAAGGCAGCCGGAACATACGTGAAACTTGAAGGCGGAGAAAATCCACACGCACACGATTAGAAAGAATATTTCTTCTCTTTTCTTTTATTAAACAAATTTTAAGCTGTTCTTTTCACCTGATTTTGCAGAGGTCGCCTAGCTCGGTAGGGCGCGGGCCTTGAGAGCCTGTGTGCGCAAGCACCCGGGGGTTCAAATCCCTCTCTCTGCGCTATTTTCCCAGATTGCTTATCTGTGCAAGCAGTGCTGATAGCTGGATCTCCGGGTTTGCACCTGACAGGATGCGATAGTCGTATTCTGCGATTGCCTGCGATATCTCCGCAAGGTTTGGCTGCTTTGTCCTGTATACTGCCTCATTAAGATACTTTAGAAAATCAGATTCTGACATTCCATATACCTTGATCAGTTCTATCATCTTGTTTCTTGCCTCCAAGATCTTGCCTGCCACTGCAAGCTTTAGCACTGCATCTACATCGGAGGTTCTAGTGAGACCTGCAGATGCCTTGACGTTTTCTTCTGTGACGGCTCCAAGACTTGATGATGCCTGAAGCAGGTTGATTGCGTGTCTTAGGTCGCCTTCGGTATAATCATAAATCATCTTGAGGCCATCTTCGTCGACTTTTACCTTTTCCTTTTTTGCAATTTCCTTTAGGTGTGTAACCACGTCATTTTCCTCTATTCTTGTGAACTTGAAGACTGCGCATCTGCTCTGTATTGGCTCTATTATCTTTGATATGTTGTTTGCAATCAGGATAAACCTGCAGAACTTTGATGTATCCTCTATTATCCTGCGTAGTGCAGTCTGGGCATCACCTGTCATCTCGTCAGCCTCATCTAAAATGATTATTTTGAACGGAATTTCGGTATCAAGGCCTGCAAATCTTGAGAATTTTTTTACCCTCTCTCGTACCATGTTTATTCCGCGTTCGTCTGATGCATTAAGCTCCAATGTGTATTCGCGCCACCTTTCCCCAAGAATCTCCCTTGAAAGGCAAAGTGCAAGTGTCGTCTTTCCAATTCCAGCAGAGCCTGAAAACAGCAAATGTGGCATCTCCGAGACGTTCTTTAGGAGAGCGGTGATACTTCCAACTATCTCTTTCTGGTTTACAATATCTGAGATTTTCTGCGGCCTGTACTTTTCAACCCACATGGTGTTTGAAATTGACATTTAGTGGATCTGAGAACACATTACTAATAAACCACGCTTGCAAGGATCAAAAGATCCAAGCTACTTGTAAACACAATTGATCGATCGTATCCATTAAATCCTTGAACGATGTTTTTTAAATGTTGAAAATTAACGACCTCCTTCAGGTTTATTCCATTGGGTACGCCATACAGGATGTAAAGACGGTAATCAATCATGATTTTAAGATAAACGTGTCTGGAATTACGATCGACGGAAAACAGGGCGAGGTACTCAACCTTCCTCGCTGGATTGGGCAGACACTAGAGTCAGAAAATCACGCAGAAATCCAAGAGACCGACATGGGAGTTGAGCTTACACAGTCAATATCAAAGGAGAATTTTCAGGGCGAAGAGCTGTCGCACCTAGAGCCTGACTTTTACATCAAAGTTACAGGATACATCCAAAGACAGTCAGAGAAAGAAAAGGACAAATTGCAAAGTCTTCTTAAAATGCTCATACGCAGGAGGCTCGGCAAGATAATTCCCAGGGCAAATTCTATGGATCTTACAGCCGATCTGGCAAAAAAATTATCCGTTGAAGAGAGGGCGCTGTACAACCAGATTCACAAGAATAGCGCAGAATTCATGGAACAAGTATTTGGTGAGGAAAAATGACACTGGAAACACAAACACAATCCGCATTAATTGATCAGATACAGAACTTTCTTGCTTCATTTAAGGACAAGTCCGGAACTTTCCATTATGTAGAAGAAATAGACCAGATGATGGCAAAGCAGACCAAGTATATCGTAGTAGACTATAATGATGTAGTCTCTCAAAAGGAGATCGAAGTAAAGTTTAATCTGGAGCCAGACGCAGTGCTGTACGCGTTCTCTAGAGCAATCAAGAACATTCTCGAGGAAAGATTCCCTGATTACGCGCAAAAGATTTCAGATGACATACGAGTAAGGATTGCGAACTATCCTATTCAGAGAAGCCTTCGCCAGATAAACGCAGAGGTTATCGGCAAGATGACAAGCGTTTCTGGCATGGTTGTGCGCGCATCGGAGGTAAAACCGCTTGCAAAGAACATGGTATACAAGTGCCCAGAAGGTCACCTGACAGAGATTCCGCTTGAGCGCGGTATGATGATATTTACGCCTACCAAGTGCTCGCACGAAAAGTGCTCACAAAGAGACCTGCGAATAGACCCTGAGACAAGCAAATTCATCGACTTTCAGATTGTAAGGTTGCAGGAACTTCCAGAAGATCTCCCTCCGGGACAGCTGCCCCATTATGTTGATGTGACAATAAAGCAGGACTTGGTGGACAACGCAAGGCCAGGTGACAGGATAATACTTACAGGAATCGTACGAATAGAGCAGGAACAGATAACCGGAACGCGTGTGCACAGCGGGTTGCACAGGTTAAGAATTGAAGGAAACAACATAGAGTTTCTGGGAGGCAAGGGGTCAAAAAATTCCAGACGTTCAGAAAGAGAAGAGATCTCACCAGAAGAGGAAAAAATAATCAAATCTCTTGCGAGAAGCCCAGACGTATATGAGAGACTGATTGGCTCGTTTGCACCACACATCCAGGGGCACGCAATAATCAAGGAATCAATTTTATTGTTAATGGTCGGCTCGACGCAGAGAGTTCTTCAGGATGGCACAAAGATAAGAGGCGACATCAACGTGTTTCTTGTCGGTGATCCTGGCTGCCTTGATGGTTCTACCAAGGTAATACTGGCAGACGGCAGAATCGTGGATCTTGAATCACTAGGAAAAAATCATCTTGAGGAAATAAACGTCAGAATGCAACACGAATACGGTGATGACACGGCTACAGTATTTCATAAATATGAAAACCAAAAGGTAATTGAAATTGTGACTGAAACTGGGAAAAACATAATTGGGACGTACAACCATCCACTGTTTACAAAAAATGGATGGAAAAGACTTGATGAGCTAAAAGAAGGCGATGAACTAAGAACCATAACGCACATTCCATGCACAATCAAAAATTACGTGCCGACCGACTTTGGCGTGGTTACAAGAAGTGCATATCATGGCAAGATTCCAGAGTTTGTAAACGAGGAGCTCGCCGCATTCATGGGATTTCTCACAGGCGATGGCTGGTGCAGGACAAACGGCTACAGAATTGATTTCATAGTGTCTCAAAAGGAAGAAGATCTCTTGCAGCCGCTGCTTCAGATGGGAAAGAACCTCTTTGGGCTTGAACCAAAAATCTCCAAGCGTGGATACCCCGGACAGCTTGTAATGATGAATGATGGCAGACAGATCACAAGAACAATGTATGTGACAAACGTTGAATACAACTCAAAAAATGTTGTAGAAATGCTGGAATTCCTCAAGGGAGGATCATGCGGTAGGCATGTGCCTTCCTCGATATTCCAGTCCCCAAACAGCGTAGTGGCTTCCTATTTGAAATGGCTGTTTGAAGCAGATGGCACCGTTTTCAACATGGGGCGGGCAAGGCGTGCAATACAGCTGAGATCGACTAGTATCAGATTGTTAAGGGACGTACAGATGCTGTTGCTAAGGTTTGGAATTCATTCCAGAATAATACAGCATGAAACTGGAAGTAATCTTGTTATCCGACGAGGTACATCAATTGTCAAATACGCCAAACACGTCGGATTTGTATCAAATACCAAGGCGTCAAGGTTGAACGATCTTGTCCGATGGGCACTTGAAACAAGACGAAATCAGCGACATGATGAGGAATACGAAAAAATTGTAAAGATAAACTATCTTACAAGATCACAAATTGTGTATGATGTTGAAATTCCAAAAACACACAAATTCATTGCTAATGGTATATTGTCCCACAATACTGCAAAAAGCGAAATGCTAAAGTTCTGTGCCAGAGTGGCACCCAGGGGGCTGTACACCTCTGGTAGGGGATCTACTGCTGCAGGACTTACCGCAGCTGTAGTTCGTGACAAATCCGGAATACTCATGCTCGAAGCTGGAGCCGTAGTTTTGGGCGATCAAGGTTTAGTCTGCATAGACGAATTTGACAAAATGAAGCCAGAAGACAGAAGCGCCCTTCATGAGGTCATGGAACAACAGTCTGCAAGCATTGCAAAGGGTGGTATAGTAGCTACACTTAATGCAAGAACATCAATCCTTGCGGCTGCAAACCCGATGTATGGAAAATATGACCCATTCAAGAACATTACGGAAAACGTGGCATTACCGATCCCATTACTGACAAGGTTTGATCTTATCTTTGTAGTACGTGATATTCCATCAAAGGAAAAGGACAGGAACATTGCAAAGCACATCATCGGTATGCACAAAAAGTCCTCATCTGATACAAGGTCTTTAATCGATGTTGATATTTTCACAAAATACCTCTCATACTGCAAAAGAATCGACCCTATACTCACGCCGGAAGCAGAGGAAAAGATTCTCGAATATTATCTAAAAATGAGAAACGTGGAATCGGAGGAAATGATCACAGTGACGCCAAGGCAGCTTGGAGGACTTGTCAGGCTTGCAACTGCCAGGGCAAGACTCTTACAAAAGGATCAGGTAGACGGCGAGGACGCAGACCGAGCCATATTTCTAATCCAAAGCATGCTGGAGGATGCAGGCGTTGACGTTAACACGGGCAAGGTGGACCTTGGGGTATTACAGGGAAGGCCTCACAGCGAGGTCTCAAAACTGCAGCTGTTCATGGATGTGCTAAAATCACTTGAGGGTGACAGCAAGACTGCAGTAGAAGAGAAGCTGTTCGTAAAGGAGCTTGTCAAGACCACAAAATTCACTGAAGAAGAGGCAAGGAATTTTATTCGAAGAATGCTCCGCGAGGCATCAATTTATGAATCCAAACCCGGCCACTATAACCGTGTATGAGAATAACGGAATTACCACTGGCCAATTCTGCCTTTAAGCTTCTAGAAGAGATAAACATCAAAGAGCTCTTTCCGCCGCAAAAAATGGCAGTTGATGCCGGGCTGCTTGAAGGAGAAAACATTCTGGTCTCTGCTCCTACTGCAAGCGGAAAGACCATCATTGCCATGCTTGCAACAATGCAGTTTCTTGAAAAAAACAGGGCAAAGGCAGTATACCTATCACCTCTGAGAGCACTTGCATCCGAAAAATTCTCAGAATTTAAAAAACTCGAAAAAATCGACTTTGGCAGAAAAATCAACGTGGCAATATCTACGGGAGATTTTGACTCTGTTGACGAGGAGCTGGAAAAGGCAGACGTGATAATACTTACTAACGAAAAAATGGATTCTCTTATACGGCATGGCGTTGAGTGGATAGATAACATCGGACTTGTTATTGCAGACGAGGTACATCTTATTGGCGATGCAGACAGGGGGCCAACACTTGAGATCGTGCTGACCAAGCTCAAGGAGATGGAGTCCAAACCGCAGATTCTGGGGCTGAGTGCAACTATTACAAACTCTGATGAGATTGCTCAATGGCTTGGATGCAAACTGGTATCAAGCGAGTGGCGGCCAGTGCCTCTTGCGGAAGGAGTATTTGACGGTGGCCAGGTATACTGGAGCAACGGTAAATCAGATGAGGTCGAATCCAGTATCAGAGGGCCGGCAATAGACTTGTGCATTGACACGATAAAAAGCGGAGGCCAGTCGATAATATTTGCAGAGACTAGGATGCGTTCTGCATCGCTTGCCACCAAAGGAGCAGAAGCCGTCTCAAGATTGCTCTCTGATTCGGAAAGGGAGGAACTAGATCATATATCGCAAATGATTCTTTCTGAAAACGAGCATACTGACCTTATCAAAACACTAGCATCTCTATTAAAAAAGGGTGTAGGATTCCATCATGCTGGACTGAACCAGAACTGCAGAAAGGTAATAGAAGAAAAATTCAGAGAAGGTAAGATAAAACTGATTGCGTCAACGCCGACTCTGGCAGCAGGTGTCAACCTGCCTGCAAGAAGAGTCGTCATATCGAGCGTGCTCCGTTACGATGTAAAGGCTGGAACGAACAAGCCAATCAGCGTCCTTGAATACAAACAGCTTTGCGGTAGAGCCGGACGGCCCCAATATGACAAATTCGGTGAGGCAGTAATAGTTGGCAACTCTAACAGCTCTGATTTGA
It encodes the following:
- the hisS gene encoding histidine--tRNA ligase yields the protein MNLPRGMKDFETDEQTKLEFVRTKFLETCKIFGFSFMDPSPIELVSVIEAKSGPAIRDEIYFFTDKGEREVALRFDFTVGLTRYVVEQKSLKLPAKIAAFGGVWRYDEPQKGRYRYFHQWDLEIYGKPSLESDAEIIEFTSKFFSRLNLKGVTIHISHRKLVEAVVNKVFESDDPRLVSDIFRAIDKIQKKRKDEILQEYQAKGYAKEKLEKILEFSKISGAPEQVEKEFDMAAIPAWMELKELFSSLKNRGVENVMVNFGIVRGLDYYSGVVFEAFDVKSEVGALVGGGRYDSLPKAFGRDDIGATGVAGGVERIILSLESQGMQNLEQKPVVSVLFVNEQMLKPAVGIASRLRQMDIPTEIDLLGRPFKKQMENATNSKFAIIVAPKEYAERQVLVKNMDDGTEKLVHVDLIFSDANSLLGIS
- a CDS encoding translation initiation factor IF-6: MDIYKYDVYRGPNIGIYSKVNDSFLFLPSGFAQTKAKTLAGYLKAEYLLVSVANTRVIGTLMALNNHGILLPGTSSAYEVEYLKKATKLNVTVLDTKHSALGNLICANDRGAVVSPKIPKEALKTIQDALGVEIIQKKVAGYHQAGAMICANSVGGIIHPETDEDDIREVSDILKVKVEPATINGGIPYVSSGILANNKAVVVGNLTNGPEIMMLTRAFSDI
- a CDS encoding 4Fe-4S dicluster domain-containing protein, with the translated sequence MPIDENFPQGLKPLGKIFHADGEHFHFRWGPGRSDAEAFSNHEVIEAYKARGEEQVPLGVSGTMVAVDWDSCVADGACIEACPVQVFQWYRTEMDIPATEVVGKTFAGTGSSVKEERKDYTDKADPIREHDCIWCMACVSVCPPQAIKVDQSNLEHHEKAAGTYVKLEGGENPHAHD
- a CDS encoding replication factor C small subunit; the encoded protein is MSISNTMWVEKYRPQKISDIVNQKEIVGSITALLKNVSEMPHLLFSGSAGIGKTTLALCLSREILGERWREYTLELNASDERGINMVRERVKKFSRFAGLDTEIPFKIIILDEADEMTGDAQTALRRIIEDTSKFCRFILIANNISKIIEPIQSRCAVFKFTRIEENDVVTHLKEIAKKEKVKVDEDGLKMIYDYTEGDLRHAINLLQASSSLGAVTEENVKASAGLTRTSDVDAVLKLAVAGKILEARNKMIELIKVYGMSESDFLKYLNEAVYRTKQPNLAEISQAIAEYDYRILSGANPEIQLSALLAQISNLGK